The genomic segment TCCGGCATCGAAGTCGTGGCGCAGATCGAGCACGACGTGGTCGAAGTGGCATCTGAGGATCTCGATCATCGCCCTGACCTGCTCGGCGCCGAGCTGCGCGCCGGCCGGGCGCAGCGGTCCGGCCAGCACCAGCAGGCCGCTCTGGTGCCGGCTCAGCAGGCCCTGGAGGAACGACTCGTCCAGCCGGCCGATATTCTCGAGCGCGTCACGGACGGAATAGGTGGGGCGTAGATCGAGGAACGTCGCCACGTCCGACGGGCAGGTGTGCAGCTCCACCAGCAGCACCCGGCTCTTCGGCCGCTCCACCAGACACACGGCGAGGTTGACGGCCAGCGTGGTGGCCCCCAGGCCGCCCTTGGTGGCGTAGACCGAGGTGACCCGAGCGACTGGCCGCTGCAGAGGGCTGCCGCGCCGCACTCGGAGCACCTTGTCCAGCGCGCCGACCACCTCGGCGCGCTCGACCGGCCGCCGCAAGAACTCCAGGGCGCCCGCCCGGATGGCCTGGATCACGAAGTCGGCCGAGGTCACCGGCCCCATGGCCAGGACCGCGGCCTCGGGCACGGCCCGGACGAGTCCTTCGATCGAGGTCGTGTCCGGGCCGACTTCCACGAACACGACATCGACCTGGTGGGTGGCCAGGGTCAGGAGCGCCTGGGAGAGATCCCGGTATTCCGCCACCAGGTGCAGCGACGGGATCTCGGCCAGCAGTCGCCGAGTCGACGCCCGGCACTGATCGTCGGAATCGATGATGACGGTCCGCAGCAGTGACGGCATCGATCGCGCGCTCATTTGGCCAGGTTGCTCTTGCCGAAGGGCCGGTTCACGACCTCACCGACGCCCGGCACGCCCGGCGCCAGAGTGAACTCTTTCCGTTCGTCCTCGCGCAGCTCCATGAGCTTGGTCGGATCCGGCGCCGCGGCCGACCCTGCAGGAGGAGTCTTGATCAGCTTGACGGTAACCAGGAAGAGCAGTTCCGTCTCGTTGTTCTGGAAGCGCGTGCTCCGGAACAGCGCGCCGAGGATGGGAAGGTCGCCGAGCAAGGGGACCTTTCCGACGGACTGCCGCACCTCGTTGTTGATCAATCCGGCGATGGCGAACGACTCACCGTCCTTGACGGTCACGTTGGTGAACGCCTCGTTCTTGCGGATGACGGGAATGGAAAAGCCGAAGGCCACGAGCCCCTGGCTGAAGTCGAGGCTCGAGACCTCGGGCCGGATCTTCAGGCTGATGGTCTCGCCGTCCTCGATCACCGGTGTGAAGAGGAGGCCGATCCCGAACTCCTTGAACTCGATCGTGAGGGCGTTAGCCTGCTGGCCCACGGGGAATGGGAACTCGCCGCCCGACAGGAACTTCGCCTCCTTGCCGCTCTGAGTGATGATGTTCGGCTTCGCCAGGGTCCGCAGTAAGTTCCGCTCGGCCAGGGCCTGGACCATTCCGGCGTAGTCGCGCCGGCCGGAGGCCAGGAAGAAGCCGCTGCCGCCCTGCGGCGACGTGAAGAGGAAGTCCGGCGTGCTGCGGCCGGTGGGGCTTCCGCCGGACGTCACCACGCCCAGCGATCCCGCCGGAGGGAAGAAGGGCAGGCCCGGGAACAGACCGCCCTGCAGGGTCGAGCCGAGGGCCCGGATGCTGAAGCCCAACTCGCGCAGCGCCTCCCGGGCGACCTCGGCCACGTGGACCTGGAGCATCACCTGCTGGGGCTTGACCTGGGCCACCGAGAGCAGGTTGACCACCTTGCCCTTGGGAACGAAGACGGAAGCGACCTCGGCGGCGCCGGCGATGAGGTGGTCGTTGGAGACGCTGCC from the Candidatus Methylomirabilota bacterium genome contains:
- a CDS encoding AAA family ATPase — encoded protein: MPSLLRTVIIDSDDQCRASTRRLLAEIPSLHLVAEYRDLSQALLTLATHQVDVVFVEVGPDTTSIEGLVRAVPEAAVLAMGPVTSADFVIQAIRAGALEFLRRPVERAEVVGALDKVLRVRRGSPLQRPVARVTSVYATKGGLGATTLAVNLAVCLVERPKSRVLLVELHTCPSDVATFLDLRPTYSVRDALENIGRLDESFLQGLLSRHQSGLLVLAGPLRPAGAQLGAEQVRAMIEILRCHFDHVVLDLRHDFDAGTIAALEASDTILFLTGPNIAALRSSAAGLMAFRHLGVDTRKVRAVVMRDGTGNDVTLKDARRALDTPIFWTIPNDYAAVVSAIDQGHPVVKASPRSRIAVSLRRLCDAVETGVPRETTTPKRASLLRLAWSPKGSAGGS
- a CDS encoding type II and III secretion system protein family protein, which produces MVRVDVTIGKSQVIDLKEPFTRVSVTNPNIADVFVITPNQILINGKSAGVTSLVVFYPNRTLFFDLVVQTDLALLAERLKQIAPRDEIQVHPAQDAVILKGSVSNDHLIAGAAEVASVFVPKGKVVNLLSVAQVKPQQVMLQVHVAEVAREALRELGFSIRALGSTLQGGLFPGLPFFPPAGSLGVVTSGGSPTGRSTPDFLFTSPQGGSGFFLASGRRDYAGMVQALAERNLLRTLAKPNIITQSGKEAKFLSGGEFPFPVGQQANALTIEFKEFGIGLLFTPVIEDGETISLKIRPEVSSLDFSQGLVAFGFSIPVIRKNEAFTNVTVKDGESFAIAGLINNEVRQSVGKVPLLGDLPILGALFRSTRFQNNETELLFLVTVKLIKTPPAGSAAAPDPTKLMELREDERKEFTLAPGVPGVGEVVNRPFGKSNLAK